A stretch of Lathyrus oleraceus cultivar Zhongwan6 chromosome 6, CAAS_Psat_ZW6_1.0, whole genome shotgun sequence DNA encodes these proteins:
- the LOC127098271 gene encoding aluminum-activated malate transporter 14 isoform X1, translated as MTDGQNDAASSSSQSLTEETISTRTLASLFPHAPHLPFDLLAEILSRLPVKHLLQLRRVSNSWNYLISHDSKFAAKHLRWSTSNHNRHHLILNSTLSSRVVRRTIWKVGKDDPRKVVHSLKVGLALTLISLLYLTDPLYKGIGKNAVVAVMTVVVVMEFTVGGTLCKGLNRGLGTLSAGLLAFFIEYLADAPGHVFRAVFIGAAVFLLGAAATYVRFIPYIKKNYDYGVMIFLLTFNLIIVSSYRVDNVLSMAKDRISTICIGVALCLVMSLFVFPNWSGEDLHKSTISKLDGIANSIEVTVVEYFNDSEKKANEDDSSEDPIYKCYEAILDSKAKDETLAMQANWEPRYSRSCHRIPWQQYATVGASLRHFSYTVVALHGCLQSEIQTPRSIRNLYKDSCIKLAQEVSKVLRVMANSIRNKRQFPLERLSDNLSEALQDLDNALKSHPQLLLGSRNGRSQIPITPKTPKTPNLYMLDEDTRITLSSIKSDYCSPVGNKSKEHSREQTKEGQGHKKVLRPQLSNNMTMSMITSLEFSEALPFAAFTSLLVEMVAKLGHVMEKVEELGNMSHFRKFRDVDDDDEIVVTCERPKTNTAENDLPSYGGVE; from the exons ATGACGGATGGTCAAAACGACGCCGCTTCTTCTTCTTCTCAGTCACTCACGGAGGAAACAATCTCAACCAGAACCCTAGCATCACTATTTCCTCACGCGCCGCATCTTCCATTCGATCTGTTGGCAGAAATTCTCTCTAGACTCCCCGTCAAACACCTCCTTCAACTCCGCCGCGTCTCCAACTCATGGAATTATCTTATCTCTCATGATTCCAAATTTGCCGCAAAGCACCTCCGCTGGTCAACCTCCAATCACAACCGCCACCACCTCATCCTAAACTCTACTCTCTCCTCAC GTGTAGTGAGGAGAACAATTTGGAAAGTTGGCAAAGATGATCCAAGAAAAGTGGTTCATTCTTTGAAAGTTGGTCTGGCTTTGACACTAATTTCTTTGTTGTATCTTACGGATCCATTGTACAAAGGGATAGGAAAGAATGCTGTGGTGGCTGTCATGACCGTGGTGGTTGTGATGGAGTTCACTGTAG GGGGAAccttatgcaaaggacttaaTAGAGGCTTAGGGACTCTCTCCGCAGGATTGTTGGCATTTTTTATTGAGTATCTTGCAGATGCACCTGGTCATGTTTTTCGAGCGGTTTTCATTGGCGCTGCAGTTTTTCTTTTAG GAGCTGCAGCTACTTATGTAAGATTCATTCCTTATATAAAGAAGAATTATGACTATGGTGTTATGATATTTCTTTTGACATTCAATTTGATAATTGTATCAAGTTACCGCGTTGATAATGTCTTGAGCATGGCAAAAGACCGCATCTCTACCATATGCATTGGCGTCGCCCTTTGTCTAGTGATGAGCCTATTTGTATTTCCAAACTGGTCAGGAGAAGACCTTCATAAATCCACCATATCAAAGCTTGATGGCATAGCCAACTCTATTGAAG TTACTGTTGTGGAATATTTTAATGATTCTGAAAAAAAAGCAAATGAAGATGATTCATCTGAGGATCCAATTTACAAGTGCTACGAGGCCATTTTAGACTCTAAGGCCAAGGATGAAACACTT GCAATGCAAGCAAACTGGGAGCCGAGATACTCAAGAAGCTGCCACAGGATTCCGTGGCAGCAATATGCAACAGTGGGGGCTTCTCTTCGTCATTTTAGTTACACCGTTGTAGCTCTACATGGATGTCTTCAGTCTGAAATTCAG ACACCGAGGTCAATCCGCAATCTGTACAAAGATTCTTGCATCAAACTTGCACAAGAAGTATCAAAGGTACTTAGGGTAATGGCGAACAGCATAAGGAACAAGCGGCAATTTCCCCTCGAAAGACTCTCTGATAATCTGAGTGAAGCTTTACAAGACCTTGACAATGCATTGAAATCACATCCACAACTTTTACTAGGATCGAGGAATGGTCGAAGTCAAATCCCTATAACCCCCAAAACTCCTAAAACCCCCAACCTCTACATGCTTGATGAAGACACTAGAATCACCTTATCAAGTATTAAAAGTGATTATTGTTCTCCGGTTGGAAATAAATCGAAAGAGCACTCCCGAGAACAAACAAAAGAAGGACAAGGACACAAGAAGGTTTTGAGGCCACAATTGAGTAATAATATGACTATGAGTATGATCACTAGCCTTGAATTCTCAGAAGCACTACCTTTTGCTGCTTTCACTTCATTGCTGGTGGAGATGGTTGCAAAACTAGGCCATGTTATGGAAAAAGTTGAAGAATTGGGCAATATGTCTCACTTTAGAAAGTTTAGAGATGTCGATGATGACGATGAGATTGTTGTAACTTGTGAGAGACCAAAAACGAATACAGCTGAGAATGACCTGCCTTCTTATGGAGGAGTAGAGTAG
- the LOC127098271 gene encoding aluminum-activated malate transporter 14 isoform X3 produces MLGYVTTATYRFPGVVRRTIWKVGKDDPRKVVHSLKVGLALTLISLLYLTDPLYKGIGKNAVVAVMTVVVVMEFTVGGTLCKGLNRGLGTLSAGLLAFFIEYLADAPGHVFRAVFIGAAVFLLGAAATYVRFIPYIKKNYDYGVMIFLLTFNLIIVSSYRVDNVLSMAKDRISTICIGVALCLVMSLFVFPNWSGEDLHKSTISKLDGIANSIEVTVVEYFNDSEKKANEDDSSEDPIYKCYEAILDSKAKDETLAMQANWEPRYSRSCHRIPWQQYATVGASLRHFSYTVVALHGCLQSEIQTPRSIRNLYKDSCIKLAQEVSKVLRVMANSIRNKRQFPLERLSDNLSEALQDLDNALKSHPQLLLGSRNGRSQIPITPKTPKTPNLYMLDEDTRITLSSIKSDYCSPVGNKSKEHSREQTKEGQGHKKVLRPQLSNNMTMSMITSLEFSEALPFAAFTSLLVEMVAKLGHVMEKVEELGNMSHFRKFRDVDDDDEIVVTCERPKTNTAENDLPSYGGVE; encoded by the exons ATGCTGGGCTATGTTACAACTGCAACTTATAG ATTTCCAGGTGTAGTGAGGAGAACAATTTGGAAAGTTGGCAAAGATGATCCAAGAAAAGTGGTTCATTCTTTGAAAGTTGGTCTGGCTTTGACACTAATTTCTTTGTTGTATCTTACGGATCCATTGTACAAAGGGATAGGAAAGAATGCTGTGGTGGCTGTCATGACCGTGGTGGTTGTGATGGAGTTCACTGTAG GGGGAAccttatgcaaaggacttaaTAGAGGCTTAGGGACTCTCTCCGCAGGATTGTTGGCATTTTTTATTGAGTATCTTGCAGATGCACCTGGTCATGTTTTTCGAGCGGTTTTCATTGGCGCTGCAGTTTTTCTTTTAG GAGCTGCAGCTACTTATGTAAGATTCATTCCTTATATAAAGAAGAATTATGACTATGGTGTTATGATATTTCTTTTGACATTCAATTTGATAATTGTATCAAGTTACCGCGTTGATAATGTCTTGAGCATGGCAAAAGACCGCATCTCTACCATATGCATTGGCGTCGCCCTTTGTCTAGTGATGAGCCTATTTGTATTTCCAAACTGGTCAGGAGAAGACCTTCATAAATCCACCATATCAAAGCTTGATGGCATAGCCAACTCTATTGAAG TTACTGTTGTGGAATATTTTAATGATTCTGAAAAAAAAGCAAATGAAGATGATTCATCTGAGGATCCAATTTACAAGTGCTACGAGGCCATTTTAGACTCTAAGGCCAAGGATGAAACACTT GCAATGCAAGCAAACTGGGAGCCGAGATACTCAAGAAGCTGCCACAGGATTCCGTGGCAGCAATATGCAACAGTGGGGGCTTCTCTTCGTCATTTTAGTTACACCGTTGTAGCTCTACATGGATGTCTTCAGTCTGAAATTCAG ACACCGAGGTCAATCCGCAATCTGTACAAAGATTCTTGCATCAAACTTGCACAAGAAGTATCAAAGGTACTTAGGGTAATGGCGAACAGCATAAGGAACAAGCGGCAATTTCCCCTCGAAAGACTCTCTGATAATCTGAGTGAAGCTTTACAAGACCTTGACAATGCATTGAAATCACATCCACAACTTTTACTAGGATCGAGGAATGGTCGAAGTCAAATCCCTATAACCCCCAAAACTCCTAAAACCCCCAACCTCTACATGCTTGATGAAGACACTAGAATCACCTTATCAAGTATTAAAAGTGATTATTGTTCTCCGGTTGGAAATAAATCGAAAGAGCACTCCCGAGAACAAACAAAAGAAGGACAAGGACACAAGAAGGTTTTGAGGCCACAATTGAGTAATAATATGACTATGAGTATGATCACTAGCCTTGAATTCTCAGAAGCACTACCTTTTGCTGCTTTCACTTCATTGCTGGTGGAGATGGTTGCAAAACTAGGCCATGTTATGGAAAAAGTTGAAGAATTGGGCAATATGTCTCACTTTAGAAAGTTTAGAGATGTCGATGATGACGATGAGATTGTTGTAACTTGTGAGAGACCAAAAACGAATACAGCTGAGAATGACCTGCCTTCTTATGGAGGAGTAGAGTAG
- the LOC127098271 gene encoding aluminum-activated malate transporter 14 isoform X2, producing MLGYVTTATYSFADKVNRFPGVVRRTIWKVGKDDPRKVVHSLKVGLALTLISLLYLTDPLYKGIGKNAVVAVMTVVVVMEFTVGGTLCKGLNRGLGTLSAGLLAFFIEYLADAPGHVFRAVFIGAAVFLLGAAATYVRFIPYIKKNYDYGVMIFLLTFNLIIVSSYRVDNVLSMAKDRISTICIGVALCLVMSLFVFPNWSGEDLHKSTISKLDGIANSIEVTVVEYFNDSEKKANEDDSSEDPIYKCYEAILDSKAKDETLAMQANWEPRYSRSCHRIPWQQYATVGASLRHFSYTVVALHGCLQSEIQTPRSIRNLYKDSCIKLAQEVSKVLRVMANSIRNKRQFPLERLSDNLSEALQDLDNALKSHPQLLLGSRNGRSQIPITPKTPKTPNLYMLDEDTRITLSSIKSDYCSPVGNKSKEHSREQTKEGQGHKKVLRPQLSNNMTMSMITSLEFSEALPFAAFTSLLVEMVAKLGHVMEKVEELGNMSHFRKFRDVDDDDEIVVTCERPKTNTAENDLPSYGGVE from the exons ATGCTGGGCTATGTTACAACTGCAACTTATAG CTTTGCTGATAAAGTGAACAGATTTCCAGGTGTAGTGAGGAGAACAATTTGGAAAGTTGGCAAAGATGATCCAAGAAAAGTGGTTCATTCTTTGAAAGTTGGTCTGGCTTTGACACTAATTTCTTTGTTGTATCTTACGGATCCATTGTACAAAGGGATAGGAAAGAATGCTGTGGTGGCTGTCATGACCGTGGTGGTTGTGATGGAGTTCACTGTAG GGGGAAccttatgcaaaggacttaaTAGAGGCTTAGGGACTCTCTCCGCAGGATTGTTGGCATTTTTTATTGAGTATCTTGCAGATGCACCTGGTCATGTTTTTCGAGCGGTTTTCATTGGCGCTGCAGTTTTTCTTTTAG GAGCTGCAGCTACTTATGTAAGATTCATTCCTTATATAAAGAAGAATTATGACTATGGTGTTATGATATTTCTTTTGACATTCAATTTGATAATTGTATCAAGTTACCGCGTTGATAATGTCTTGAGCATGGCAAAAGACCGCATCTCTACCATATGCATTGGCGTCGCCCTTTGTCTAGTGATGAGCCTATTTGTATTTCCAAACTGGTCAGGAGAAGACCTTCATAAATCCACCATATCAAAGCTTGATGGCATAGCCAACTCTATTGAAG TTACTGTTGTGGAATATTTTAATGATTCTGAAAAAAAAGCAAATGAAGATGATTCATCTGAGGATCCAATTTACAAGTGCTACGAGGCCATTTTAGACTCTAAGGCCAAGGATGAAACACTT GCAATGCAAGCAAACTGGGAGCCGAGATACTCAAGAAGCTGCCACAGGATTCCGTGGCAGCAATATGCAACAGTGGGGGCTTCTCTTCGTCATTTTAGTTACACCGTTGTAGCTCTACATGGATGTCTTCAGTCTGAAATTCAG ACACCGAGGTCAATCCGCAATCTGTACAAAGATTCTTGCATCAAACTTGCACAAGAAGTATCAAAGGTACTTAGGGTAATGGCGAACAGCATAAGGAACAAGCGGCAATTTCCCCTCGAAAGACTCTCTGATAATCTGAGTGAAGCTTTACAAGACCTTGACAATGCATTGAAATCACATCCACAACTTTTACTAGGATCGAGGAATGGTCGAAGTCAAATCCCTATAACCCCCAAAACTCCTAAAACCCCCAACCTCTACATGCTTGATGAAGACACTAGAATCACCTTATCAAGTATTAAAAGTGATTATTGTTCTCCGGTTGGAAATAAATCGAAAGAGCACTCCCGAGAACAAACAAAAGAAGGACAAGGACACAAGAAGGTTTTGAGGCCACAATTGAGTAATAATATGACTATGAGTATGATCACTAGCCTTGAATTCTCAGAAGCACTACCTTTTGCTGCTTTCACTTCATTGCTGGTGGAGATGGTTGCAAAACTAGGCCATGTTATGGAAAAAGTTGAAGAATTGGGCAATATGTCTCACTTTAGAAAGTTTAGAGATGTCGATGATGACGATGAGATTGTTGTAACTTGTGAGAGACCAAAAACGAATACAGCTGAGAATGACCTGCCTTCTTATGGAGGAGTAGAGTAG